From one Cardiobacteriaceae bacterium TAE3-ERU3 genomic stretch:
- the nrdB gene encoding ribonucleotide-diphosphate reductase subunit beta codes for MTEACEYRYSTFSKQKNNQLLEPMFLGQPVNVARYDQQKYEVFEKLIEKQLSFFWRPEEIDVSQDRIDYQNLPEHEKHIFISNLKYQTLLDSIQGRSPNVALLPLVSIPELETWIETWSFSETIHSRSYTHIIRNIVNDPSLVFDDIVENEYIQKRAQDIAKYYDDLIEYTQRYLLAGYGTHTLNGKKCVVNERELKKKIYLCLMCVNVLEAIRFYVSFACSFAYAERELMEGNAKIIKLIARDEALHLTSTQHMINILRSGQDDPEMAEIAKECEHDAFEIFRLAAEQEKDWADYLFKDGSMIGLNRDILCQYVEYITNLRMQAVGLEPAFPNSRQNPIPWINAWLSSDNVQVAPQEVEISSYLIGQIDSEVNMDDLDDFEL; via the coding sequence ATGACCGAAGCATGTGAATACCGTTACAGCACGTTTTCCAAACAGAAAAATAACCAGTTACTCGAGCCAATGTTTCTTGGTCAACCGGTTAACGTTGCACGTTACGACCAGCAAAAGTACGAAGTATTTGAAAAACTGATTGAAAAGCAGCTGTCGTTTTTTTGGCGACCGGAGGAAATCGACGTCTCACAAGATCGTATCGACTACCAGAACCTGCCCGAGCACGAAAAGCATATTTTCATCAGTAATTTGAAATACCAGACCTTGCTTGATTCAATTCAGGGGCGCAGTCCGAATGTGGCTTTGTTGCCGTTGGTGTCTATACCTGAATTGGAAACATGGATTGAAACGTGGTCATTTTCAGAAACCATCCACTCGCGTTCGTATACACACATCATTCGTAATATCGTCAATGATCCTAGCCTTGTATTTGATGACATTGTCGAGAATGAATACATTCAGAAACGTGCGCAAGACATCGCTAAGTACTACGATGACCTGATTGAGTACACCCAACGCTACTTGCTTGCTGGCTATGGCACGCACACCCTGAATGGAAAAAAATGTGTGGTTAATGAGCGTGAGCTGAAGAAGAAGATTTATCTGTGCTTAATGTGCGTTAACGTACTGGAAGCGATTCGTTTCTACGTGTCCTTTGCCTGCTCATTTGCTTACGCTGAGCGCGAATTGATGGAAGGTAATGCCAAAATCATCAAACTGATTGCGCGTGATGAAGCCCTGCACTTGACCAGTACCCAGCACATGATCAATATCTTGCGCAGTGGTCAAGACGACCCGGAAATGGCGGAAATTGCCAAAGAGTGTGAGCATGATGCGTTTGAGATTTTCCGACTCGCGGCCGAGCAGGAAAAAGACTGGGCTGACTATCTATTCAAGGATGGCTCGATGATCGGGCTTAATCGCGATATTCTTTGCCAGTACGTTGAATACATCACCAACCTACGCATGCAAGCCGTTGGGCTAGAGCCTGCATTCCCAAATTCACGGCAAAACCCAATTCCGTGGATCAATGCATGGCTGTCGTCAGACAACGTGCAAGTTGCGCCACAGGAAGTGGAAATCAGTTCTTACTTGATTGGTCAGATTGACTCGGAAGTCAATATGGACGATTTGGATGATTTCGAGCTGTAA
- a CDS encoding S-ribosylhomocysteine lyase — protein sequence MSKKMNVESFNLDHTKVKAPYLRLADKKTGDNGDVIYKYDLRICQPNKDHMDMPALHSLEHLMAELSRNHNEHVLDISPMGCQTGFYVSLINEPDYQTALDMIEDTLKDVLAATDVPACNEVQCGWAASHSLKGAQELAQALLDKRDEWEEVFA from the coding sequence ATGAGCAAGAAAATGAATGTTGAGAGCTTTAATCTCGACCACACCAAGGTCAAGGCGCCCTATTTACGCCTTGCCGACAAGAAAACTGGTGATAACGGCGATGTAATTTATAAATACGATTTACGCATTTGCCAGCCAAATAAAGATCACATGGATATGCCTGCACTGCACTCTTTGGAGCACTTGATGGCTGAATTGTCGCGCAACCACAATGAGCACGTACTCGATATTTCCCCAATGGGCTGCCAGACTGGATTTTATGTATCGCTGATTAACGAGCCAGATTATCAGACCGCGCTGGACATGATCGAAGATACGTTAAAGGACGTGCTGGCGGCGACTGATGTACCAGCGTGTAACGAAGTACAATGCGGATGGGCTGCAAGCCACTCACTCAAGGGCGCTCAAGAATTGGCACAAGCGCTGCTCGATAAGCGTGATGAATGGGAAGAAGTATTTGCCTGA
- the nrdA gene encoding ribonucleoside-diphosphate reductase subunit alpha — MVDFQHLQVTKRDGRKEKIDLDKIHRVIAWAAEGLDNVSVSQVELRSHIQFYDGIRTDDIHETIIKAAADLISEQTPDYQYLAARLAIFHLRKIAYGEFEPPHFYQHVQKLTEHGKYDQHILRDYSEAEFNELNDYIDHWRDMNFAYAAVKQLEGKYLVQNRVTGEVYESPQFLYMLVGMCLFASYPQETRLDYVKRFYDAASTFKLSLPTPIMSGVRTPSRQFSSCVLIECGDSLDSINATSSAIVRYVSQRAGIGVNAGRIRAEGSEIRGGEARHTGCIPFYKHFQTAVKCCSQGGVRGGAATLFYPMWHLEVESLLVLKNNRGVEANRVRHMDYGVQINRLLYQRLLKKQNITLFSPSDVPGLYDAFFADQAEFERLYEQYEADDSIRKRSVPAVDLFSLMLQERAGTGRIYIQNVDHCNTHSPFDPAVAPVRQSNLCMEIALPTKPLNDLHDEEGEIALCTLSAINLGAFEDLSEIEPVADLIVRALDALLDYQDYPVEAAHNATRKRRTLGVGVINYAYYLAKNGAKYSDGSALGLTHRAFEAIQYYLLKASNQLAKEKGACPAFNETTYSQGKLPIDTYKKELDNVCNEPLQLDWEALREEIVTHGLRNSTLSALMPSETSSQIANATNGIEPPRGFVSVKASKDGILKQVVPDFANLKNAYELLWQMPGNEGYLQLVAVMQKFVDQTISANTSYDPQRFPGGKVPMNQLIKDLLLTYKLGVKTLYYHNTRDGAADSQDDIADDCAGGACKI; from the coding sequence ATGGTAGATTTTCAGCATTTACAGGTTACTAAGCGCGACGGGCGCAAAGAGAAGATTGATCTCGACAAAATTCATCGCGTCATTGCTTGGGCCGCTGAAGGTCTGGACAATGTTTCCGTATCGCAGGTTGAGCTGCGTTCGCATATCCAGTTTTACGATGGCATCCGTACCGATGATATCCATGAGACGATCATTAAAGCAGCCGCTGACCTGATTTCTGAGCAAACACCCGATTATCAGTATCTCGCAGCACGCTTGGCGATTTTTCACCTGCGCAAGATCGCCTATGGTGAGTTCGAGCCGCCACACTTTTATCAGCATGTCCAAAAGCTCACTGAGCATGGTAAATACGATCAGCATATTTTGCGTGATTACAGCGAAGCTGAATTCAACGAGCTGAATGACTATATTGATCACTGGCGCGACATGAACTTTGCCTATGCTGCGGTGAAGCAGCTTGAGGGCAAATATTTGGTGCAGAACCGCGTGACTGGTGAAGTATACGAAAGCCCACAGTTCCTTTATATGCTGGTTGGGATGTGCTTGTTTGCCAGCTATCCTCAAGAAACTCGCCTTGATTACGTCAAGCGTTTCTACGATGCAGCATCCACGTTCAAACTATCTCTGCCAACGCCAATCATGAGCGGTGTGCGCACGCCATCGCGCCAGTTCAGTTCATGTGTGTTGATTGAGTGTGGCGATAGCCTTGATTCGATTAACGCTACTTCAAGTGCGATTGTGCGCTACGTCTCACAGCGCGCGGGTATTGGCGTTAATGCTGGCCGGATTCGCGCCGAGGGCAGTGAGATTCGCGGCGGTGAAGCGCGCCATACTGGTTGTATCCCGTTTTACAAGCATTTCCAAACTGCGGTCAAGTGTTGTTCGCAGGGTGGGGTACGCGGTGGTGCTGCGACTTTGTTCTATCCAATGTGGCATCTTGAAGTTGAGTCTTTGTTGGTATTGAAAAATAACCGTGGTGTCGAAGCGAACCGCGTCCGCCACATGGATTATGGTGTACAGATTAACCGCTTGCTTTATCAGCGCCTCTTGAAAAAGCAGAATATTACTTTGTTCTCGCCGTCAGACGTTCCAGGCCTTTATGACGCATTTTTTGCGGATCAGGCAGAGTTTGAGCGCTTGTATGAGCAATATGAAGCAGACGACAGTATCCGTAAGCGTAGTGTGCCCGCCGTCGATTTATTCTCACTGATGCTGCAAGAGCGCGCCGGAACAGGGCGTATCTACATTCAGAACGTTGACCACTGCAATACGCATAGCCCGTTTGATCCAGCTGTTGCACCAGTGCGCCAGTCCAACTTATGTATGGAAATTGCACTGCCAACCAAACCGCTTAATGATCTGCACGATGAAGAAGGCGAGATTGCCTTGTGTACGTTGTCAGCGATTAACCTTGGCGCATTTGAAGATTTAAGCGAGATTGAGCCGGTGGCTGACTTGATCGTCCGTGCTTTGGATGCACTACTCGATTATCAGGATTATCCGGTTGAAGCCGCGCACAATGCGACGCGCAAGCGCCGTACGCTTGGCGTTGGCGTCATCAACTACGCGTATTATCTGGCCAAAAATGGTGCTAAATACAGCGATGGCTCGGCATTGGGCTTAACTCATCGCGCGTTTGAAGCCATTCAATATTACTTGCTTAAGGCATCCAATCAGTTGGCAAAAGAGAAGGGTGCTTGTCCGGCATTTAACGAGACGACTTACAGCCAAGGTAAATTGCCAATCGATACCTATAAAAAGGAACTCGATAATGTCTGTAATGAACCTTTACAGCTTGATTGGGAAGCGTTGCGCGAAGAAATTGTCACTCATGGCCTGCGTAATTCAACCTTGAGTGCGCTGATGCCGTCAGAGACATCGAGCCAGATTGCCAACGCGACCAATGGTATCGAGCCACCACGTGGATTTGTATCGGTTAAAGCCTCGAAAGACGGCATTTTGAAGCAGGTCGTGCCGGACTTCGCTAACCTGAAAAATGCCTATGAGCTGTTATGGCAAATGCCGGGCAACGAAGGCTATTTACAGCTGGTTGCCGTGATGCAGAAGTTCGTCGATCAGACCATTTCAGCCAACACCAGTTACGATCCACAGCGCTTCCCGGGCGGTAAAGTACCGATGAACCAGCTGATTAAGGATTTATTGTTGACCTATAAACTGGGCGTTAAGACCCTGTATTACCACAACACGCGTGATGGGGCAGCCGATAGCCAGGACGACATCGCCGACGATTGTGCCGGCGGCGCCTGCAAAATATAA
- the cas3 gene encoding CRISPR-associated helicase Cas3': MDSKQTYFAHSGTEGDESDWQRLDDHLLAVGLVAGEFARVFGAQELAEVAGKLHDLGKYSARYQQRLRGGSSVDHATAGAKIAVEKWAANRLEVALAKILAFVIAGHHAGLANAVQKGDKRRTLEQRLDLQFGSDLEVLDDLWQEEIALPATLTAPSLKPGKKIAGFSMAMLTRMIYSCLVDADYLDTQHYYEKLEGNTVQLNEPPSLGALNDAFQSYMDGLRTQSTTYGSINTLRNHILDHAVAQSGLAAGLFTLTVPTGGGKTLTSMAFALRHALQQEMRRIIYVIPYTSIIEQNAAVFRRAFGALGTEAVLEHHSAFDDRSIKDEETRDKLRRASENWSIPVVVTTAVQFFESLFADRSSQCRKLHNIAGSVIILDEAQMIPLTLLRPIMAAIDELALNYRCSVVLCTATQPAIQQENDFYNGFEQVREIAPEPEKLFTELKRVTVHHVGEKDDTALHDILAQHEQMLLIVNNRRHARALYEAAADLDGVYHLTTLMCAAHRQQVLAEVRQRLCDGLPCRLVSTSLIECGVDVDFPFVMRAEAGLDSVAQAAGRCNREGKRSAEDSEVWVFAPVGWPTPPSIKFLAAIMRETLRHHDDALSTAAMTYYFQRIYAQMGNELDKHRLVELHTGSAKSLDFPFQDITKQFRMIDSYMLPLIVPFDGEAEKIIERLHYAEHIGGLMRRLQPYLVQIPEQALQTLCETGRVEFVQPQRFAQQFPVLIGLALYDDRAGLSWKNPDFISSFDLVL, encoded by the coding sequence ATGGATAGCAAGCAAACCTATTTTGCCCATTCTGGCACGGAAGGTGACGAGTCAGATTGGCAACGGCTAGACGATCACCTGCTTGCAGTGGGGCTTGTAGCGGGTGAGTTTGCCCGTGTGTTCGGAGCCCAAGAGCTGGCTGAAGTTGCCGGTAAATTGCACGATTTGGGTAAATACAGCGCACGCTATCAGCAACGTTTGCGCGGTGGTAGCAGTGTCGATCACGCTACTGCGGGTGCAAAAATAGCGGTTGAAAAGTGGGCAGCAAATCGGCTTGAAGTGGCTTTGGCAAAAATACTGGCTTTTGTGATTGCCGGTCATCATGCTGGATTGGCGAATGCGGTACAAAAGGGCGATAAGCGGCGTACGTTAGAGCAACGTCTGGATTTGCAATTTGGATCTGATCTGGAAGTGCTTGACGATTTGTGGCAAGAAGAAATTGCCTTGCCTGCTACGCTTACCGCACCATCCCTTAAGCCAGGAAAAAAAATAGCCGGATTCAGTATGGCCATGCTGACCCGTATGATTTATTCGTGCTTGGTTGATGCAGACTATCTTGATACGCAGCATTATTACGAAAAACTTGAGGGCAATACGGTTCAATTAAATGAGCCGCCATCACTTGGCGCACTGAATGACGCCTTCCAAAGTTATATGGATGGTTTACGTACACAAAGCACCACATATGGTTCGATTAATACGTTGCGTAACCACATACTCGACCATGCCGTAGCGCAATCGGGGTTAGCGGCAGGATTATTCACCTTGACTGTGCCCACGGGTGGCGGCAAGACATTGACCTCGATGGCTTTTGCTTTACGCCATGCCTTGCAGCAAGAGATGCGGCGCATTATTTATGTGATTCCTTACACCAGCATTATCGAGCAAAATGCGGCTGTTTTTCGCCGTGCTTTTGGTGCTTTGGGTACAGAAGCCGTATTGGAACACCACAGTGCGTTTGACGACCGCAGTATCAAAGATGAGGAAACGCGCGATAAATTACGTCGTGCATCGGAAAACTGGTCAATACCAGTGGTTGTCACGACGGCGGTGCAATTTTTTGAATCGTTATTTGCTGACCGTTCTTCACAGTGTCGAAAATTACACAATATCGCCGGTAGCGTGATTATTCTCGACGAAGCGCAAATGATCCCACTGACCTTATTGCGCCCAATTATGGCGGCTATTGATGAATTGGCGTTGAATTACCGCTGTAGCGTTGTGTTATGTACCGCGACCCAGCCCGCTATTCAGCAAGAGAATGATTTTTATAATGGCTTTGAGCAGGTACGGGAAATTGCGCCTGAACCGGAAAAGCTTTTTACTGAGCTCAAGCGCGTGACGGTGCATCACGTTGGCGAAAAAGACGATACCGCATTGCACGATATCCTTGCACAACACGAGCAAATGCTGCTGATCGTCAATAATCGCCGCCATGCGCGTGCGTTGTATGAAGCAGCGGCTGATCTGGATGGGGTTTATCACCTGACTACGCTGATGTGTGCGGCGCATCGCCAGCAAGTGCTGGCCGAAGTAAGGCAACGTTTGTGTGACGGTTTACCATGTCGCTTGGTCAGTACGTCTTTGATTGAGTGTGGTGTTGATGTAGATTTCCCGTTTGTGATGCGTGCTGAAGCGGGGCTGGATTCTGTGGCACAGGCGGCGGGGCGATGTAACCGTGAAGGAAAGAGATCGGCAGAAGACAGTGAAGTGTGGGTATTTGCCCCTGTGGGCTGGCCGACGCCGCCGAGCATCAAATTCTTGGCAGCGATCATGCGCGAAACCTTGCGTCACCACGATGATGCGTTATCAACAGCAGCGATGACCTACTACTTCCAGCGCATCTATGCGCAAATGGGTAATGAATTGGACAAACATCGCTTGGTTGAACTGCATACCGGTTCGGCAAAAAGTCTGGATTTCCCTTTTCAGGATATTACCAAGCAATTCCGGATGATTGATAGCTATATGTTGCCGCTGATTGTGCCGTTTGACGGCGAAGCAGAAAAAATAATCGAGCGTCTGCATTACGCCGAGCATATTGGTGGATTAATGCGCCGTTTGCAGCCGTATCTGGTACAAATTCCCGAACAAGCATTGCAGACCTTGTGTGAAACGGGGCGGGTAGAATTTGTCCAGCCACAGCGCTTTGCACAGCAGTTTCCAGTATTGATTGGCTTGGCGCTTTACGATGATCGGGCTGGCTTAAGCTGGAAAAATCCTGATTTTATATCTTCGTTTGATTTGGTGCTTTAA
- the cas5c gene encoding type I-C CRISPR-associated protein Cas5c translates to MAYGIALHVWGDYACFTRPEMKVERVSYDVMTPSAARGIVSAIYWKPQIEWVIDRIHVLKPIRFESVRRNELGSKLSASTVSGAMKRKSTAGLSTFIEEDRQQRAATVLRDVAYIIEAHFRLVGAESADNSAAKHISMFNRRAQKGQCFQQPCLGVREFPAHFAWLDPQQSAQFPKHELGSAADKDLGWMLHDITFGQEQTPHFFRAEMKDGVIDVPPLHAEGVMS, encoded by the coding sequence ATGGCCTATGGTATCGCGTTGCATGTTTGGGGTGATTATGCCTGCTTTACCCGACCAGAGATGAAAGTGGAGCGTGTGAGTTATGATGTGATGACGCCGTCTGCAGCACGGGGCATCGTTTCAGCGATCTATTGGAAGCCGCAAATTGAATGGGTGATTGACCGTATTCACGTGTTAAAGCCGATTCGCTTTGAGTCGGTACGGCGCAATGAATTGGGTAGCAAACTGTCAGCCAGTACGGTTAGCGGTGCGATGAAGCGCAAGAGTACGGCCGGTTTGTCCACATTCATCGAAGAAGACCGCCAGCAGCGTGCGGCGACGGTGCTGCGCGATGTGGCTTATATCATTGAAGCACATTTTCGCTTGGTCGGTGCCGAAAGTGCGGACAATTCAGCCGCCAAACACATCAGTATGTTTAACCGGCGCGCGCAAAAGGGGCAATGCTTCCAGCAACCATGCCTTGGTGTGCGTGAGTTTCCGGCGCATTTCGCATGGCTTGACCCACAGCAGTCGGCACAATTCCCGAAACATGAGCTGGGTAGTGCAGCGGATAAGGATTTGGGTTGGATGCTGCACGATATTACCTTTGGGCAAGAGCAAACGCCGCATTTTTTCCGTGCTGAAATGAAAGATGGTGTGATTGACGTACCGCCACTACACGCGGAAGGGGTGATGTCATGA
- the cas7c gene encoding type I-C CRISPR-associated protein Cas7/Csd2 → MMSIANRYEFVFFFDVKNGNPNGDPDAGNMPRLDPESSKGLVTDVCLKRKIRNFIEMSEENTPGYEIYVKEKSVLNLQNKRAYEALDIEPVAKKLPKDEQKAREVTAWMCQNFFDVRTFGAVMTTEVNSGQVRGPVQLAFAQSIDPIIPLEISITRMAVTNEKDLEKERTMGRKHIVPYGLYRAHGFVSAKLAEKTGFSEADLDKLWQALQLMFEHDHSAARGEMSARKLIVFKHKDALGNLPAHKLFDAVQVERVNGEANTPASGFDDYRISIEGQADLQAQGVEVIEKL, encoded by the coding sequence ATCATGAGTATTGCAAACCGTTATGAATTTGTCTTTTTCTTTGATGTAAAGAACGGCAATCCCAATGGCGATCCTGATGCGGGCAATATGCCACGCCTTGATCCTGAGTCCAGCAAGGGACTGGTTACGGACGTTTGCCTCAAGCGCAAAATTCGCAATTTCATTGAAATGAGCGAAGAAAATACGCCCGGTTATGAAATCTACGTCAAGGAAAAAAGCGTACTCAATTTGCAGAATAAGCGCGCTTATGAGGCATTGGATATCGAGCCGGTTGCGAAAAAATTGCCCAAAGACGAACAAAAGGCGCGCGAAGTTACTGCATGGATGTGCCAGAACTTTTTTGACGTACGTACCTTTGGTGCGGTGATGACGACAGAAGTAAATAGCGGTCAAGTGCGCGGACCTGTGCAGCTTGCCTTTGCCCAGTCTATCGATCCAATTATTCCGCTGGAAATATCGATAACACGTATGGCGGTGACCAACGAAAAAGACCTTGAAAAAGAGCGCACCATGGGACGCAAGCATATTGTGCCTTATGGTCTATACCGCGCGCATGGCTTTGTATCGGCCAAGCTGGCAGAAAAGACCGGCTTTTCCGAAGCGGATCTGGACAAGTTGTGGCAGGCATTACAGCTGATGTTCGAGCACGATCACTCTGCGGCGCGTGGTGAAATGAGTGCGCGCAAGCTCATCGTCTTCAAGCACAAGGATGCACTGGGGAACTTACCCGCGCACAAGCTGTTTGATGCGGTACAGGTCGAGCGGGTCAACGGTGAAGCCAACACACCGGCAAGCGGATTTGACGATTATCGGATTAGCATTGAAGGTCAGGCTGATTTGCAGGCACAAGGTGTTGAGGTGATTGAAAAGCTGTAA
- a CDS encoding 2Fe-2S iron-sulfur cluster binding domain-containing protein: MSQIKTNNHRFTLRPGETLLDGLQRTGHAVEYQCREGYCGSCRVRVQGEFTYVRTPLAFAMPGEVIACCAIPKTDIVLDIDFIAALRTA, from the coding sequence ATGAGCCAGATCAAGACCAACAATCATCGCTTTACCCTCCGGCCGGGAGAAACGCTGCTTGATGGCTTGCAGCGTACTGGCCATGCGGTTGAGTACCAATGTCGCGAAGGTTATTGCGGCAGTTGTCGGGTACGCGTGCAGGGCGAATTTACCTATGTACGTACGCCGCTGGCATTTGCCATGCCCGGCGAAGTCATCGCCTGCTGTGCGATTCCAAAAACCGATATTGTTCTGGATATTGATTTTATCGCTGCATTACGTACAGCCTAA
- the cas8c gene encoding type I-C CRISPR-associated protein Cas8c/Csd1 — MIVQALAQYYQRLASQTTSAGLPKVPPFGYSQEKIGYVLVLSQDGEVVDVIPNLTADKKPKAKELAVPKHLEKRASGIKPNFLWDKTAYTLGIEGNKDKKAAKETPWVTAYRETFEAFRDWHLELLEDNDDAGLQAFKAFLQRWQPGRFAESVCPLEVVDANVVFRLDGDMDYLHQRPAAQAIWAAYLDRGEGEAVPCLDGQSAAVARVHPAIKGVWGGQSSGGSIVSFNQDAFESYGKSQGENAPVSASTAFAYTTALNYLLNRDHGQCVSIGDASTVFWAVADDAVQAEAAEDLFAEVMSPPDDDAENQQLSVFLQRLAEGQPLSKLRPDLDPDTQCYVLGLAPNAARISIRFWLATDLIQLTRHFAAHYNDLMLDPVPWRTLPSVWRLLIETVPKRRDANGQLKKSDSKDISPHLAGELMRAVISGKPYPLSLLSKIVSRLRADGEVSPLRVAMIKAILVRNKGENISMALDRETKDIAYRLGRLFAVLEMAQNSALGDINAGIKTRFYGSASARPESVFPLLIKNYHHHIADLCKGKKAKWIENPKNMAGWLETEFGDIVNCGNEGDAEFFFPKTMDLSEQGRFAIGYYLERFGRSKKAPDNLVENIDELDLDNLDEESGS, encoded by the coding sequence ATGATTGTGCAGGCATTGGCGCAATATTATCAGCGCTTGGCAAGCCAAACCACGAGTGCCGGTTTGCCTAAAGTACCGCCATTTGGCTACAGTCAGGAAAAAATTGGTTATGTTCTGGTTTTGTCTCAAGATGGTGAAGTGGTTGATGTTATCCCCAACCTGACGGCAGATAAAAAGCCCAAAGCCAAAGAGCTGGCTGTGCCGAAACATTTGGAAAAACGTGCCTCTGGCATCAAGCCCAATTTTTTGTGGGATAAAACCGCCTATACGCTGGGTATTGAAGGTAACAAGGATAAAAAGGCAGCCAAGGAAACGCCGTGGGTGACTGCCTACCGTGAAACCTTTGAAGCCTTCCGCGACTGGCACCTTGAATTGCTAGAAGACAATGATGATGCAGGTTTGCAGGCGTTCAAGGCATTTTTGCAGCGTTGGCAACCGGGGCGATTTGCCGAATCGGTTTGCCCGCTTGAGGTGGTCGATGCCAATGTTGTGTTTCGACTTGATGGTGATATGGACTACTTGCATCAGCGCCCGGCAGCACAAGCCATTTGGGCGGCATATCTCGATCGTGGTGAAGGTGAAGCCGTACCGTGTTTGGATGGGCAATCTGCTGCGGTAGCAAGGGTTCATCCGGCGATTAAAGGCGTATGGGGCGGGCAGTCGTCCGGTGGCTCGATTGTGTCATTTAATCAGGATGCGTTTGAGTCTTACGGTAAATCACAGGGTGAAAACGCACCGGTTTCAGCTTCAACGGCTTTTGCCTACACAACCGCACTGAATTATTTGCTCAATCGCGATCATGGCCAGTGCGTCAGTATTGGTGATGCCAGTACGGTGTTTTGGGCGGTTGCAGATGATGCTGTGCAGGCCGAAGCCGCGGAAGATTTATTTGCCGAAGTGATGAGCCCGCCGGATGATGACGCTGAAAATCAGCAGCTATCGGTATTTTTGCAACGCTTGGCAGAAGGGCAACCATTGAGCAAACTGCGCCCTGATCTTGATCCCGATACCCAATGCTATGTGCTGGGCTTGGCGCCCAATGCAGCGCGGATTTCAATTCGTTTCTGGTTAGCAACCGATTTGATTCAGCTTACCCGCCATTTTGCCGCCCACTATAACGATTTAATGCTTGATCCTGTACCGTGGCGAACGCTGCCTTCGGTATGGCGCTTGTTGATTGAAACGGTGCCCAAGCGGCGTGATGCCAATGGGCAGCTGAAAAAATCGGACAGCAAGGATATATCGCCACATTTGGCCGGTGAACTGATGCGTGCCGTGATCAGTGGCAAGCCGTATCCGCTGTCGTTACTGAGCAAGATTGTCAGTCGCTTGCGCGCGGATGGAGAGGTCAGTCCGTTGCGGGTAGCAATGATTAAAGCGATTTTAGTACGCAATAAAGGGGAGAATATTTCTATGGCTTTGGATCGAGAAACAAAGGATATTGCCTATCGGCTGGGGCGGCTGTTTGCCGTGTTAGAAATGGCGCAAAACTCGGCATTGGGGGATATTAATGCTGGTATAAAAACGCGTTTTTATGGGAGCGCTTCTGCGCGACCAGAGTCTGTTTTCCCATTATTAATAAAGAATTATCATCATCATATAGCTGACTTATGTAAAGGGAAAAAAGCAAAGTGGATAGAGAACCCTAAGAATATGGCAGGATGGTTAGAAACTGAATTTGGGGATATCGTAAATTGTGGTAATGAGGGCGATGCTGAATTTTTCTTCCCTAAAACAATGGATTTGTCTGAGCAAGGGCGTTTTGCGATTGGCTATTATCTTGAGCGTTTTGGTAGAAGTAAGAAAGCACCAGATAATCTGGTTGAAAATATTGATGAATTGGACTTGGATAATTTAGATGAGGAGAGTGGATCATGA
- the cas4 gene encoding CRISPR-associated protein Cas4 gives MMDAIALSALRHYAFCPRQCALIHNEQLWAENFLTAQGRILHERVDSGVPETRKGIRYERGVAVSSQALGLIGKLDLLEVNTVSDALKPVEYKRGRKKADDSDSVQLCAQALCLEEMCGVKIDEGVIWYGQTRRRESVLLSQRLRDTTRAIIADVRTMLESGHTPAPVYGKHCKACSLIDACQPQEIANDHSQAYVAALFNIE, from the coding sequence ATGATGGATGCGATTGCATTATCAGCCTTGCGGCACTACGCTTTTTGCCCGCGACAATGTGCGTTGATTCACAACGAGCAGTTGTGGGCAGAAAACTTTTTAACCGCACAAGGCAGAATACTGCATGAAAGGGTCGACAGTGGCGTACCCGAAACGCGCAAAGGTATCCGCTATGAGCGTGGTGTGGCGGTATCCTCGCAAGCATTGGGTTTGATTGGTAAACTCGATTTGCTTGAAGTGAATACGGTAAGCGATGCGCTAAAACCGGTCGAATACAAACGTGGACGCAAGAAAGCAGACGACTCAGACAGCGTGCAACTCTGCGCACAGGCATTATGCCTTGAAGAAATGTGTGGCGTGAAGATTGATGAAGGTGTGATTTGGTATGGGCAAACGCGGCGGCGTGAATCCGTGTTGCTGAGTCAGCGCTTGCGCGATACAACCCGTGCGATTATTGCTGATGTTCGTACCATGCTTGAATCGGGGCACACACCCGCACCGGTTTATGGCAAACATTGCAAAGCCTGCTCGTTGATTGACGCCTGCCAGCCACAAGAAATCGCCAATGATCACAGCCAAGCCTATGTGGCTGCGCTGTTTAATATCGAGTAG